A window of the Cystobacter fuscus genome harbors these coding sequences:
- a CDS encoding glycosyl hydrolase → MKSLVASACITAFLLLGCGVGPSNTGTPPDDAGTPPAGDGGTQPVVTKSAKRGIAFDFATPEDMAAVAPGVSWWYNWSARPHANIPSDYRSRYGMDFIPMLWNGNFDAASIESFLKAHPEIQYLLLLNEPNLNDQARMTPQDAAKLWPRYESVAANTGVKLVGPAMSWGTLEGYSDPVVWLDAFYAAYRGANGNRDPRIDYIAFHWYDYGLAGQLDRLKKYGKPFWVTEFANCHSQKDGAQIDSVAKQKAQMAEMVAVCESREDVFRYAWFTGRWTNDPCFASLLGAPGTLTELGAHYLSLPYR, encoded by the coding sequence ATGAAATCCCTGGTCGCGTCAGCGTGCATCACCGCATTCCTGCTGCTGGGCTGTGGTGTGGGTCCTTCCAACACGGGCACGCCCCCGGATGACGCGGGCACGCCCCCCGCGGGAGACGGGGGAACCCAGCCGGTGGTGACCAAGAGCGCCAAGCGCGGAATCGCCTTCGACTTCGCGACGCCCGAGGACATGGCGGCCGTCGCTCCCGGGGTGAGCTGGTGGTACAACTGGAGCGCCAGGCCCCACGCGAACATCCCCTCGGACTACCGGTCCCGCTACGGCATGGACTTCATCCCCATGCTGTGGAACGGCAACTTCGACGCCGCGAGCATCGAGTCCTTCCTCAAGGCCCATCCGGAGATCCAGTACCTGCTGCTGCTCAACGAGCCCAACCTCAATGATCAGGCCAGGATGACGCCCCAGGACGCGGCGAAGCTGTGGCCCCGGTACGAGAGCGTCGCCGCGAACACGGGAGTGAAGCTGGTGGGCCCCGCGATGAGCTGGGGAACCCTCGAGGGCTACTCGGATCCGGTGGTCTGGCTCGATGCCTTCTACGCGGCCTACCGCGGGGCGAACGGCAACCGCGACCCGCGCATCGATTACATCGCCTTCCACTGGTACGACTACGGGCTCGCGGGCCAGCTCGATCGGCTCAAGAAGTACGGCAAGCCCTTCTGGGTCACGGAGTTCGCCAACTGCCACAGCCAGAAGGATGGCGCGCAGATCGACTCGGTGGCCAAGCAGAAGGCCCAGATGGCGGAGATGGTCGCCGTCTGCGAGAGCCGCGAGGACGTGTTCCGCTACGCCTGGTTCACGGGCCGGTGGACGAATGACCCGTGCTTCGCGAGCCTGCTGGGCGCGCCGGGCACCCTGACGGAGCTGGGCGCCCACTACCTCTCGCTCCCCTACCGCTGA
- a CDS encoding SDR family NAD(P)-dependent oxidoreductase, giving the protein MKDADAQTPPAEVPAAPSLDEVLRCTQLLERLAGDRRLLKAIPEAERVALLTAAGKVVHPDRDTKARLVKALRRERKETKREHDRELRAGTEIRSLRRSAVFTVPLLPPPPSEGPERLLEVARKCYVCKEEFRKLHFFYDAMCGACADFNYAKRTQRASLSGQVALITGARVKIGYQASLMLLRSGARVIATTRFPKDAARRYLREPDFAEWSHRLHLHGLDLRHAPSVELFARHVERTHHRLDILINNAAQTVRRPPGFYAHLLQGELLPVDELPAEARPLLAGHEACVAELRPVLGAGAQALEPTWRSADPALGIHSSAALSLLPYALEQEGDTRALFPEGRLDADLQQVDLRRMNSWRMRLAEVPTAEMLEVHLVNAVAPFILCGKLKPLMMRERSTPGHIVNVSAMEGSFSRGTKTDKHPHTNMAKAALNMMTLTSATDYAKDGIFMNAVDTGWVTDEDPAVFAERKQRELDFQPPLDIVDGAARVVDPVISSVNSGQYVWGNFFKDYRHTEW; this is encoded by the coding sequence TTGGCTGGGGATCGCCGCCTGCTCAAGGCCATCCCCGAGGCGGAGCGGGTCGCGCTGCTGACCGCCGCCGGCAAAGTGGTGCACCCGGACCGGGACACGAAGGCCCGGCTCGTCAAGGCGCTCCGGCGCGAGCGCAAGGAGACGAAGCGCGAGCATGATCGGGAGCTGCGCGCGGGGACGGAGATCCGCTCGCTGCGCCGGAGCGCCGTCTTCACGGTGCCGCTGCTTCCGCCGCCGCCCTCGGAGGGGCCGGAGCGGCTGCTCGAGGTCGCGCGCAAGTGCTACGTGTGCAAGGAGGAGTTCCGCAAGCTGCACTTCTTCTATGACGCCATGTGCGGGGCGTGCGCGGACTTCAACTACGCCAAGCGAACCCAGCGCGCGTCCCTGTCCGGACAGGTGGCGCTCATCACCGGGGCGCGCGTGAAGATTGGCTATCAGGCGTCGTTGATGTTGCTGCGCTCGGGGGCGCGGGTGATCGCCACCACCCGATTCCCCAAGGACGCGGCGCGTCGCTACCTGCGCGAGCCGGACTTCGCGGAGTGGTCCCACCGGCTGCACCTGCACGGGTTGGATCTGCGCCACGCTCCCAGTGTCGAGCTGTTCGCGCGGCACGTCGAGCGGACGCACCACCGGCTGGACATCCTCATCAACAACGCGGCGCAGACGGTGCGCCGCCCGCCCGGCTTCTACGCGCACCTGCTCCAGGGGGAGCTGCTCCCCGTCGACGAGCTCCCGGCGGAGGCGCGCCCGCTGCTCGCCGGACATGAGGCGTGTGTCGCCGAGCTGCGTCCCGTCCTGGGGGCGGGGGCCCAGGCGCTCGAGCCCACGTGGCGCAGCGCCGATCCCGCGCTCGGCATCCACTCGTCCGCCGCGCTGTCCCTGCTGCCGTACGCCCTCGAGCAGGAGGGGGACACGCGCGCCCTCTTCCCCGAGGGCCGACTGGACGCGGACCTCCAGCAGGTGGATTTGCGGCGGATGAATTCCTGGCGGATGCGGCTCGCGGAGGTGCCCACGGCGGAGATGCTCGAGGTGCACCTGGTGAACGCGGTGGCGCCCTTCATCCTCTGTGGGAAGCTCAAGCCGCTGATGATGCGCGAGCGCTCCACGCCCGGCCACATCGTGAACGTCTCCGCCATGGAGGGCAGCTTCTCGCGCGGGACGAAGACGGACAAACACCCGCACACCAACATGGCCAAGGCCGCGCTGAACATGATGACGCTGACCTCGGCGACCGACTACGCCAAGGACGGCATCTTCATGAACGCGGTGGACACCGGCTGGGTCACCGACGAGGACCCGGCGGTCTTCGCCGAGCGCAAGCAGCGGGAGTTGGATTTCCAGCCGCCGCTGGACATCGTCGACGGCGCGGCGCGCGTGGTGGATCCGGTCATCTCCTCGGTGAACAGCGGCCAGTACGTGTGGGGCAACTTCTTCAAGGACTACCGCCACACGGAGTGGTGA